The following are encoded in a window of Cryobacterium sp. CG_9.6 genomic DNA:
- a CDS encoding DoxX family membrane protein: protein MSTMTFLDLQLTLRIVLAVIFIGAGATHFLGGVQRTMAAMIPPQLRFDGIANPRNLVIFTGVCEIAGGIGLLVPATSAAAGIALVVFLAAIFPANAYAAAHKKRFGWVAFPVLPRLVAQLVLMALIVLAIV, encoded by the coding sequence ATGAGCACCATGACGTTTCTTGATCTCCAACTCACTCTGCGCATCGTTCTTGCCGTGATCTTCATCGGTGCGGGCGCGACCCATTTTCTGGGCGGTGTGCAGCGCACAATGGCGGCCATGATTCCACCGCAGCTGCGCTTCGACGGGATTGCGAATCCCCGTAATCTGGTGATCTTCACCGGCGTGTGCGAGATCGCCGGAGGAATCGGCCTGCTTGTTCCCGCCACCAGCGCGGCTGCCGGGATCGCTCTCGTGGTCTTTCTTGCCGCCATCTTTCCGGCGAACGCGTACGCGGCCGCCCACAAGAAGCGCTTCGGCTGGGTGGCGTTTCCGGTGCTGCCGCGACTGGTGGCCCAGCTCGTGCTCATGGCCCTGATCGTGCTCGCGATCGTCTGA
- a CDS encoding DUF998 domain-containing protein yields the protein MPLTDPLALRRASALVAMIGVVLYVLIDVVLQLLPPHYSPISEAESNLAVGPYGWVMNLNFLGRAVFCVAIVVAVHLTGLPSRRKTAGLVLLLVGGVSSAVLAFFPTDVGIAVSSTLQTQTPVGQVHLIAATTGFIAALLALLLLTSWLHGCDVLRHSRGWATLFVGLGIAGVLGIVASATVLPGYLGLVERVCLLGILGWVFAVGDGIRRLR from the coding sequence ATGCCGCTAACGGATCCGCTCGCGCTGCGCCGGGCATCCGCTTTGGTGGCCATGATCGGTGTCGTGCTCTACGTGCTCATCGACGTGGTGTTGCAGCTGCTGCCGCCGCACTATAGCCCGATCAGCGAGGCGGAGAGCAACCTAGCCGTGGGACCGTATGGCTGGGTGATGAATCTGAACTTCCTCGGCCGCGCGGTGTTCTGCGTGGCCATTGTGGTCGCCGTCCACCTGACGGGGCTTCCCTCGCGGCGCAAGACCGCTGGGCTCGTGCTGCTACTGGTTGGTGGGGTGTCCTCGGCGGTGCTGGCGTTCTTCCCCACGGATGTCGGTATCGCCGTGTCCTCGACGCTGCAGACCCAGACTCCGGTCGGGCAGGTGCACCTCATCGCGGCCACCACCGGTTTCATCGCGGCGCTCTTGGCGCTGCTGCTCCTGACCAGCTGGCTGCATGGCTGCGACGTACTCCGCCACAGTCGAGGCTGGGCGACCCTCTTCGTCGGGCTCGGGATTGCGGGCGTGCTGGGCATCGTGGCGTCGGCCACCGTGCTGCCGGGCTATCTCGGCCTGGTCGAACGGGTGTGCCTGCTCGGCATCCTCGGCTGGGTTTTTGCGGTGGGGGACGGTATCCGCCGGCTGCGCTGA
- a CDS encoding acetolactate synthase large subunit, with amino-acid sequence MTTESLPVPTPSAPLTNAGSTEPASTEPEMLTGSGAIIRSLELLGVTDVFGIPGGAVIPLYDELMSQTKIRHILVRHEQGAGHAAQGYASSTGRVGVAIATSGPGATNLVTAIADAYMDSVPILCITGQVFSTSMGTDAFQEADIVGITMPITKHSFLARTAEEIPAAIASAYHIASTGRPGPVLVDITKDAQQNKAPFIWPPKLDLPGYRPITKAHGKQVQAAAALLVSAAKPVLYVGGGVIRARASAELLALAETTGAPVVTTLMARGAFPDSHKQHLGMPGMHGTVPAVLALQEADLIISLGARFDDRVTGKISEFAPNAKIVHVDVDPAEISKIRMADVPIVGDAKDVIADLTVAFTEAAVGTERNTSEWWTYLNGLREEFPLGYSEPADGLLSPQFVIKRIGEITGPEAVYAAGVGQHQMWAAQYIKYERPNAWLNSGGAGTMGYSVPAAMGAKVANPDRVVWSIDGDGCFQMTNQELATCTINNIPIKVAIINNSSLGMVRQWQSLFYDGRHSFTDLNTGHGTAMVPDFVKMADAYGALGIRVTSADQVDDAIKLALATNDRPVVIDFVVSRDAMVWPMVPQGVSNSYVQYAKEHAPTWGDE; translated from the coding sequence ATGACCACGGAATCTTTGCCCGTGCCCACACCCTCTGCCCCCCTCACAAACGCTGGAAGCACCGAGCCGGCCAGCACCGAACCGGAGATGCTCACCGGCTCCGGCGCCATCATCCGCTCGCTCGAACTGCTCGGCGTGACCGACGTCTTCGGAATTCCCGGCGGCGCCGTGATCCCGCTGTATGACGAGCTCATGAGTCAGACCAAGATCCGCCATATTCTGGTGCGCCACGAGCAGGGTGCCGGTCACGCAGCCCAGGGCTACGCTTCCTCCACCGGACGCGTGGGTGTTGCCATCGCCACCTCAGGTCCGGGAGCAACCAACCTCGTGACCGCCATCGCCGATGCCTACATGGACTCGGTGCCGATCCTCTGCATCACCGGTCAGGTGTTCTCCACTTCGATGGGAACGGATGCCTTCCAGGAGGCCGACATCGTGGGAATCACGATGCCGATCACCAAGCACTCGTTCCTCGCTCGCACCGCCGAGGAGATTCCGGCAGCCATCGCATCGGCGTACCACATTGCCTCGACCGGACGCCCGGGCCCCGTGCTCGTGGATATCACCAAGGATGCCCAGCAGAACAAGGCACCGTTCATCTGGCCGCCCAAGCTGGACCTTCCGGGCTACCGTCCCATCACGAAGGCCCACGGCAAGCAGGTTCAGGCAGCCGCAGCGCTGCTCGTATCCGCTGCCAAGCCCGTTCTCTACGTGGGTGGCGGCGTCATTCGCGCCCGGGCATCCGCTGAACTGCTCGCTCTTGCCGAGACGACCGGAGCCCCGGTGGTCACGACCCTCATGGCCCGCGGCGCGTTCCCCGACTCCCACAAGCAGCACCTGGGTATGCCCGGCATGCACGGCACGGTTCCGGCCGTTCTTGCACTGCAGGAAGCCGACCTCATCATCTCGCTCGGTGCGCGCTTTGATGACCGGGTGACCGGCAAGATCTCCGAGTTCGCGCCCAACGCGAAAATCGTGCACGTTGACGTTGACCCGGCAGAGATCTCGAAGATCCGCATGGCCGATGTCCCCATCGTTGGCGATGCCAAGGATGTCATCGCCGACCTCACCGTTGCCTTCACCGAGGCAGCGGTCGGGACCGAGCGCAACACCAGCGAGTGGTGGACGTATCTGAATGGCCTGCGCGAGGAATTCCCGCTCGGTTATTCCGAACCGGCCGATGGTCTGCTCTCCCCACAGTTCGTGATCAAGCGCATCGGTGAGATCACTGGACCGGAGGCTGTCTATGCCGCCGGTGTGGGACAGCACCAGATGTGGGCCGCGCAGTACATCAAGTACGAGCGACCCAACGCCTGGCTCAACTCCGGAGGAGCGGGCACCATGGGTTACTCGGTGCCCGCCGCCATGGGCGCCAAGGTTGCCAACCCCGACCGCGTGGTCTGGTCGATTGACGGTGACGGCTGCTTCCAGATGACCAATCAGGAGCTCGCCACCTGCACGATCAACAACATTCCGATCAAGGTTGCGATCATCAACAACTCGTCGCTCGGAATGGTGCGCCAGTGGCAGTCGCTGTTCTACGACGGTCGCCACTCCTTCACTGACCTCAACACGGGACACGGCACTGCGATGGTGCCCGACTTCGTGAAGATGGCCGACGCATATGGTGCCCTCGGCATCCGCGTCACGAGCGCTGACCAGGTTGACGACGCGATCAAGCTGGCTCTGGCAACCAACGACCGCCCCGTGGTCATTGACTTCGTGGTGAGCCGTGACGCAATGGTGTGGCCGATGGTGCCGCAGGGCGTGAGCAACAGCTACGTTCAGTACGCCAAAGAGCACGCACCAACCTGGGGAGACGAATAA
- the ilvC gene encoding ketol-acid reductoisomerase has translation MSEIYYDKDADLSIIQGKKVAVIGYGSQGHAHAQNLRDSGVEVVVGLKEGSKSIAKAEEAGFKVLTTSDAAAWADVIVILAPDQVQRHLYAADVLPNLAEGKALVFGHGFNIRFGYISAPEGVDVVMVAPKGPGHTVRREFEAGRGVPVIVAVEKDASGTAWPLTLSYAKAIGGLRAAGIKTTFTEETETDLFGEQAVLCGGTSQLIQYGFEVLTEAGYQPQVAYFEVLHELKLIVDLMWEGGIAKQRWSVSDTAEYGDYVSGPRVIDPSVKENMKAVLADIQSGAFAERFIKDQDAGAPEFLALRKKGEEHPIEATGRSLRKLFSWNASNDDDYVDGEAAR, from the coding sequence TTGTCTGAGATTTACTACGACAAAGACGCCGACCTGTCGATCATTCAGGGCAAGAAGGTAGCCGTCATCGGCTACGGCTCGCAGGGTCACGCCCACGCGCAGAACCTGCGCGACTCGGGTGTTGAGGTCGTTGTCGGCCTCAAGGAGGGCTCGAAGTCGATCGCCAAGGCGGAAGAGGCCGGCTTCAAGGTTCTCACCACCAGCGACGCCGCAGCCTGGGCCGACGTCATCGTGATCCTCGCACCCGACCAGGTGCAGCGTCACCTCTACGCCGCCGACGTTCTGCCGAACCTCGCCGAGGGCAAGGCTCTCGTCTTCGGACACGGGTTCAACATCCGCTTCGGTTACATTTCAGCGCCCGAGGGCGTCGACGTGGTCATGGTCGCCCCCAAGGGACCGGGCCACACCGTGCGTCGCGAGTTCGAAGCTGGTCGCGGCGTTCCCGTGATCGTGGCCGTGGAGAAGGACGCCTCCGGCACCGCCTGGCCCCTCACGCTCAGCTACGCCAAGGCAATCGGTGGCCTGCGTGCCGCCGGCATCAAGACCACCTTCACCGAAGAGACCGAGACCGACCTCTTCGGCGAGCAGGCTGTTCTCTGTGGTGGCACGTCGCAGCTCATCCAGTACGGCTTCGAGGTTCTCACCGAAGCTGGGTACCAGCCGCAGGTGGCCTACTTCGAGGTTCTGCACGAGCTCAAGCTCATCGTTGACCTCATGTGGGAGGGTGGCATCGCCAAGCAGCGTTGGAGCGTCTCCGACACCGCCGAGTACGGAGACTACGTCTCCGGCCCGCGTGTCATCGACCCGAGCGTCAAGGAGAACATGAAGGCCGTTCTCGCCGACATTCAGAGCGGCGCGTTCGCCGAGCGTTTCATCAAGGACCAGGACGCCGGAGCACCGGAGTTCCTTGCACTGCGCAAGAAGGGCGAAGAGCACCCGATCGAGGCCACCGGCCGCAGCCTGCGCAAGCTCTTCTCGTGGAACGCGTCGAACGACGACGACTACGTGGACGGCGAAGCCGCGCGCTAA
- the idi gene encoding isopentenyl-diphosphate Delta-isomerase, with amino-acid sequence MQVVELVDEHGRHEGSLEKIAAHTAPGHLHRAFSVFLVDDQGRILLQQRAAVKYHWPNTWSNSCCGHPVSAETVVEDAVRRVYEELCIRVTSARQLGLVTYRFEDEKTGLVEHEYNHVIVARYTRTADWNPDEVANVEAVAPSDLSSWFADRDVTGWFWDVYRVFADNYSADDDSAAGVTAAP; translated from the coding sequence ATGCAGGTAGTTGAACTCGTCGATGAGCACGGGCGTCATGAGGGCTCTCTCGAAAAGATCGCGGCTCACACGGCACCGGGTCACCTGCACCGCGCCTTCTCCGTCTTTCTCGTGGATGACCAGGGCCGCATTCTGCTGCAGCAACGAGCAGCCGTGAAGTACCACTGGCCCAACACGTGGTCGAACTCCTGCTGCGGGCATCCGGTGAGCGCCGAAACGGTGGTGGAGGATGCCGTTCGACGCGTCTATGAAGAACTGTGCATTCGGGTAACTTCTGCCCGGCAACTGGGGCTCGTAACCTACCGTTTCGAAGACGAGAAGACCGGTCTGGTCGAGCACGAATACAACCATGTGATCGTGGCTCGCTACACCCGCACCGCCGACTGGAACCCCGACGAGGTTGCCAACGTTGAGGCGGTCGCGCCCAGCGACCTGTCATCGTGGTTTGCCGACAGAGACGTCACCGGCTGGTTCTGGGACGTCTACCGTGTATTTGCGGACAACTACAGTGCCGACGACGACAGCGCCGCCGGCGTTACTGCGGCGCCTTAG
- a CDS encoding Nramp family divalent metal transporter, translating into MSSQGNSGDGLAVADPSVADAPRPKWKIVGPGLVVAATGVGAADMVATLVAGSRFGYALLWAVILGVLLKIVLVEGAGRYTLATGKTIFEGWRSLGKWTTWYFGPYIMLWGFVYGATAMSSAALPLVALFPVFPLHVWAILMGLSGLTMVWFGRYAIFEKITAVLVGIMFITVVGLAVIAVPDFPAMIRGLVPMIPDGGVLYTLALAGGVGGTITLAAYGYWLREKGWSTPRWMRVMRIDNRMAYVMTGIFVIAMLVVGAEVVSAAGVTLSAGDKGLVDLSTVLNEKYGVVVGTGFLVGFWAASFSSIIGVWNGVSLMFADFWGNMRGKESGHPDTIVGGKYFKFYLLWLTFPPMILFLLGQPIGLILAYGVLGSLFMPFLAVTLLGLLNGKHFPAEWRNKLPTNIALAVCALLFIVLGVQQLVTAVKPLFG; encoded by the coding sequence ATGAGCTCCCAGGGAAATTCCGGAGACGGCCTCGCCGTCGCCGATCCATCCGTCGCTGACGCGCCCCGACCCAAATGGAAGATCGTCGGACCGGGACTGGTGGTCGCGGCAACGGGTGTTGGCGCCGCCGATATGGTGGCTACCCTCGTAGCTGGTTCGCGGTTCGGATACGCCCTACTGTGGGCCGTGATCCTCGGCGTGCTCCTGAAGATCGTGCTCGTGGAAGGTGCCGGCCGGTATACCCTCGCCACCGGTAAGACCATCTTTGAGGGCTGGCGGTCACTCGGAAAGTGGACCACCTGGTACTTCGGTCCGTACATCATGCTATGGGGCTTCGTCTACGGTGCCACCGCCATGTCCAGCGCCGCGTTGCCGCTGGTGGCCCTGTTTCCGGTGTTTCCGCTGCACGTCTGGGCGATCCTGATGGGTCTCTCCGGCCTCACCATGGTGTGGTTTGGTCGCTACGCCATCTTCGAAAAGATCACCGCCGTGCTCGTGGGCATCATGTTCATCACCGTCGTGGGCCTGGCTGTCATTGCCGTGCCCGACTTTCCCGCCATGATCAGGGGACTGGTACCGATGATCCCCGACGGCGGTGTGCTGTACACGCTTGCACTGGCCGGGGGAGTCGGTGGAACCATCACCCTCGCCGCCTACGGCTACTGGCTGCGGGAGAAGGGATGGTCCACCCCGCGCTGGATGCGGGTGATGCGCATCGACAACCGCATGGCCTACGTGATGACCGGCATCTTCGTGATTGCCATGCTCGTGGTGGGTGCCGAAGTGGTCAGCGCTGCCGGCGTCACACTGAGCGCCGGCGACAAGGGCCTCGTCGACCTCTCCACCGTGCTCAACGAGAAGTACGGCGTTGTGGTGGGAACCGGGTTTCTGGTGGGCTTCTGGGCGGCATCCTTCTCGTCAATCATTGGCGTGTGGAATGGCGTGAGCCTCATGTTCGCCGATTTCTGGGGCAACATGCGCGGCAAAGAGTCCGGACACCCCGACACGATCGTGGGCGGCAAGTACTTCAAGTTCTACCTGTTGTGGCTCACCTTTCCTCCCATGATTCTGTTTCTGCTGGGCCAGCCGATTGGGTTGATCCTCGCCTACGGTGTTCTCGGCTCCCTGTTCATGCCCTTTCTGGCCGTCACCCTGCTCGGCCTGCTCAACGGCAAACACTTCCCGGCGGAGTGGAGAAACAAGCTCCCCACCAACATTGCGCTCGCCGTCTGTGCCCTGCTCTTCATCGTGCTCGGCGTTCAACAGCTGGTGACAGCGGTGAAACCCCTGTTCGGCTGA
- the ilvN gene encoding acetolactate synthase small subunit, translated as MTVHILSLLVEDKPGLLTRVAGLFARRGFNIESLAVGHSEIKGLSRITIAVDVEEVPLEQVTKQLNKLINVIKIVELDYAQSVQREHLLIKVRVDNVTRSQVLEAVTLFRARVVDVSTDAIVIEVTGDSGKTQALLRVLEPYGIRELAQSGLLAIGRGSKSITERVFKN; from the coding sequence ATGACGGTTCATATTCTGAGTCTTCTGGTGGAAGACAAACCTGGCCTGCTCACGCGTGTGGCCGGCCTGTTTGCTCGACGCGGCTTCAACATTGAGAGCCTCGCCGTGGGGCACAGCGAGATCAAGGGGCTGTCACGCATCACGATTGCCGTGGATGTCGAAGAAGTGCCGCTGGAACAGGTGACGAAGCAGCTCAACAAGCTGATCAACGTGATCAAGATTGTGGAACTCGACTATGCCCAGTCGGTGCAGCGCGAACATCTGCTTATTAAGGTGCGCGTCGACAACGTCACCCGCTCGCAGGTGCTCGAGGCCGTCACGCTGTTCCGGGCCCGCGTTGTTGATGTCTCCACGGACGCTATCGTGATCGAGGTCACCGGAGACTCCGGCAAAACTCAGGCTCTGCTTCGGGTGCTCGAGCCCTACGGTATTCGCGAACTGGCGCAGTCAGGCCTGCTCGCTATCGGCCGTGGCTCGAAGTCCATCACCGAACGAGTCTTCAAAAACTAA
- the ilvD gene encoding dihydroxy-acid dehydratase → MPEIDMKPRSRDVTDGIEATTSRGMLRAVGMGDADWDKPQIGIASSWNEITPCNLSLDRLAQAAKEGVHSGGGYPLQFGTISVSDGISMGHEGMHFSLVSREVIADSVEVVMQAERLDGSVLLAGCDKSLPGMLMAAARLDLASVFLYAGSIAPGWVKLSDGTEKDITIIDSFEAVGAVKAGRMSVEDAKRIECAFAPGEGACGGMYTANTMASVAEALGMSLPGSASPASADRRRDYFAHRSGEAVVNMLRLGITARDILTRKAFENAIAVAMAFGGSTNVVLHLLAIAREAEVELTLDDFNRIGDKVPHIGDLKPFGKYVMNDVDRQGGVPAVMRALLEAGLLHGDCLTVTGKTVAENLAEIDPPALDGEVLRTLDNPIHKSGGITILKGSFAPEGAVVKTAGFDASVFEGPARVFERERAAMDALTEGKIYKGDVVIIRYEGPKGGPGMREMLSITAAIKGAGLGADVLLLTDGRFSGGTTGLCIGHIAPEAVDAGPIAFVRDGDLIRVDIAARSLDLLVDVAELDARRDGWTPLPARYTRGVLAKYSKLVHSAAEGAITG, encoded by the coding sequence ATGCCTGAGATCGATATGAAGCCCCGCAGTCGCGACGTCACCGATGGAATCGAAGCCACCACCTCGCGCGGAATGCTGCGCGCCGTGGGCATGGGAGACGCTGACTGGGACAAACCTCAGATCGGTATTGCGAGCTCGTGGAACGAGATTACGCCGTGCAACCTTTCCCTCGACCGCCTTGCTCAGGCGGCCAAGGAGGGCGTGCACTCCGGAGGCGGCTATCCGCTGCAATTCGGCACGATTTCCGTCTCCGACGGCATCTCCATGGGTCACGAGGGAATGCACTTCTCCCTCGTCTCCCGTGAGGTCATTGCCGACTCGGTTGAGGTTGTGATGCAGGCCGAGCGCCTCGACGGCTCCGTGCTGCTGGCCGGGTGCGACAAGTCTCTCCCCGGCATGCTGATGGCTGCCGCCCGCCTCGATCTCGCCAGCGTCTTCCTCTACGCCGGCTCCATCGCACCGGGCTGGGTCAAGCTGTCCGATGGCACCGAAAAAGACATCACCATCATCGACTCCTTCGAAGCCGTGGGTGCCGTGAAGGCGGGCCGCATGAGCGTCGAAGATGCCAAGCGCATCGAGTGTGCTTTTGCCCCCGGCGAGGGTGCCTGCGGTGGCATGTACACCGCCAACACCATGGCCAGCGTTGCCGAAGCACTCGGCATGAGCCTGCCGGGCTCCGCGTCACCCGCCTCCGCCGACCGCCGCCGCGACTACTTCGCGCACCGGTCCGGCGAAGCCGTTGTCAACATGCTGCGCCTCGGCATCACTGCTCGGGACATCCTCACCCGCAAGGCCTTCGAAAACGCCATTGCCGTGGCCATGGCTTTCGGTGGATCCACCAACGTGGTGCTGCACCTTCTCGCTATCGCACGCGAGGCCGAGGTTGAACTCACCCTCGACGACTTCAACCGCATCGGCGACAAGGTTCCGCACATTGGTGACCTGAAGCCGTTCGGCAAGTACGTCATGAACGATGTTGACCGTCAGGGTGGCGTTCCCGCCGTCATGCGAGCGCTCCTCGAAGCGGGCCTCCTGCACGGCGACTGCCTCACCGTGACCGGCAAGACCGTAGCCGAAAACCTCGCCGAGATTGACCCGCCCGCCCTCGACGGCGAGGTGCTGCGCACCCTCGACAACCCCATTCACAAGAGCGGTGGAATCACCATTCTCAAGGGTTCGTTTGCACCGGAAGGGGCCGTCGTGAAGACCGCCGGCTTCGACGCATCCGTGTTCGAAGGTCCGGCACGAGTGTTCGAACGCGAACGCGCCGCCATGGACGCCCTCACCGAGGGAAAAATCTACAAGGGTGACGTTGTCATCATCCGCTATGAGGGCCCGAAAGGGGGGCCCGGAATGCGCGAGATGCTCTCCATTACGGCGGCCATCAAGGGCGCGGGGCTCGGCGCAGATGTACTACTGTTAACAGATGGTCGATTCTCAGGCGGCACAACCGGACTGTGCATCGGCCATATAGCACCCGAGGCAGTGGACGCTGGTCCAATTGCATTCGTGCGCGATGGTGATCTGATACGGGTCGATATCGCAGCTCGCTCACTCGACTTACTTGTTGATGTTGCCGAGCTCGACGCTCGCCGCGACGGCTGGACTCCACTTCCCGCCCGCTACACTCGCGGCGTTCTCGCCAAGTACTCAAAGCTGGTCCATTCCGCTGCTGAAGGCGCAATCACCGGCTAA
- the serA gene encoding phosphoglycerate dehydrogenase: MSKPVVLIAEELSPATVDALGPDFDIHHVDGTDRSALFAELAIAHAVLVRSATKMDAEAIKAAPLLKVIARAGVGLDNVDIKAATAAGVMVVNAPTSNIISAAELTVGHILSLARHIPAASGALADGQWKRSKYTGVELYEKTVGIIGLGRIGALITARMQAFGTNVIAYDPYITSARAQQLGVTPVSLEELLERSDFVTIHMPKTPETTGMIGAEQFKLMKPTAFVINVARGGLIDEDALYDALTAGTIAGAGLDVFVNEPPTGSRLLGLENLITTPHLGASTDEAQEKAGVSVAKSVRLALSGELVPDAVNVAGGVIDPYVRPGIPLVEKLGQVFSGLAGHSPLTSVDIEVRGELVEYDVSVLRLAALKGIFTNVVSETVSYVNAPLLAEQRGVAVRLITDAESPEYRNVITLRGALADGSQVSVSGTLTGTKQIEKIVEINGYDVEVPFAKNLIVMIYTDRPGIVAVYGREFGEAQINIAGMQIARHEAGGKALSVLTVDSEVPAGLLASVRTSISAEMMVEIDLTE, encoded by the coding sequence GTGTCGAAGCCAGTAGTTTTGATCGCCGAAGAACTGTCCCCCGCCACCGTCGATGCCCTTGGGCCAGACTTTGACATTCACCACGTTGATGGCACGGATCGCTCCGCCCTCTTCGCCGAGCTGGCCATCGCGCATGCGGTTCTGGTTCGCTCCGCCACCAAAATGGATGCCGAAGCCATCAAGGCCGCACCCCTCCTGAAGGTCATCGCCCGCGCCGGCGTGGGACTCGACAACGTGGACATCAAGGCCGCCACCGCAGCCGGCGTCATGGTGGTGAACGCACCCACCTCCAACATCATCTCGGCAGCCGAGCTCACGGTCGGCCACATTCTGAGCCTGGCCCGCCACATTCCGGCCGCGAGCGGCGCCCTGGCCGATGGCCAGTGGAAGCGTTCCAAGTACACCGGCGTCGAGCTCTACGAGAAGACCGTGGGCATCATCGGACTCGGCCGCATTGGCGCCCTGATCACCGCTCGCATGCAGGCCTTCGGCACAAACGTGATTGCCTACGACCCCTACATCACCTCGGCGCGTGCCCAGCAGCTGGGTGTCACCCCGGTCTCCCTCGAAGAACTGCTGGAGCGCTCGGACTTCGTCACGATTCACATGCCCAAGACCCCCGAGACCACGGGCATGATCGGTGCAGAGCAGTTCAAGCTGATGAAGCCGACCGCGTTTGTGATCAACGTGGCTCGCGGTGGACTCATCGACGAAGACGCGCTCTACGACGCATTGACCGCGGGAACCATCGCCGGAGCCGGCCTCGACGTCTTTGTGAACGAGCCACCGACGGGTTCACGCCTGCTCGGCCTCGAAAACCTCATCACCACTCCGCACCTCGGCGCCTCCACCGATGAGGCCCAGGAGAAGGCCGGCGTCTCGGTAGCCAAGTCCGTGCGCCTTGCCCTGTCCGGCGAACTCGTACCGGATGCCGTGAACGTGGCCGGTGGAGTCATTGACCCCTACGTGCGTCCCGGTATCCCGCTCGTCGAGAAGCTCGGCCAGGTGTTCTCCGGACTTGCCGGCCACAGCCCGCTCACGAGTGTCGACATCGAGGTTCGCGGTGAACTGGTGGAGTACGACGTGAGCGTTCTTCGACTCGCAGCGCTCAAGGGAATCTTCACGAACGTGGTGAGCGAGACCGTGTCCTACGTGAACGCACCGCTGCTCGCCGAACAGCGCGGTGTCGCGGTTCGACTCATCACCGACGCGGAATCGCCCGAATACCGCAACGTCATCACCCTCCGCGGTGCGCTCGCCGACGGCTCGCAGGTCTCCGTCTCCGGAACCCTCACGGGTACCAAGCAGATCGAGAAGATCGTCGAAATCAACGGGTACGACGTGGAGGTTCCGTTCGCGAAGAACCTGATCGTGATGATCTACACCGACCGCCCCGGAATTGTTGCCGTCTACGGCCGCGAATTCGGTGAGGCCCAGATCAACATTGCCGGAATGCAGATTGCCCGGCACGAAGCCGGCGGCAAGGCGCTGAGCGTGCTCACCGTTGACTCCGAGGTTCCGGCGGGCCTTCTCGCATCCGTTCGCACATCGATCTCGGCCGAGATGATGGTGGAGATCGACCTCACCGAGTAG
- a CDS encoding DNA polymerase III subunit gamma/tau codes for MTSNRDNDALSWGGENDPTLDQGSDALASNTPGSDTTALPEGWTVPEGASPTGTPRPVKTQTPEQADAASSVALVVLGILGGFYLLYTVGWFIGASRIPNPLTSDPVSGFMFSLGIWLAVAAPLLWFAATFWLTASRPRTRLLLLVLGVIVLAPLPVIFGASA; via the coding sequence ATGACTTCCAATCGGGACAACGATGCACTGAGCTGGGGCGGCGAGAACGACCCCACGCTCGATCAGGGGTCTGACGCCCTGGCGAGCAACACCCCGGGGAGCGACACCACGGCGTTGCCCGAAGGGTGGACCGTACCCGAGGGTGCATCGCCCACCGGCACGCCCCGACCCGTCAAGACGCAAACACCCGAACAAGCGGATGCCGCAAGCTCCGTCGCCCTCGTGGTGCTGGGTATTCTTGGCGGTTTTTACCTGCTGTACACGGTGGGCTGGTTCATTGGCGCATCACGCATTCCCAACCCGCTCACGAGCGACCCAGTGAGTGGATTCATGTTCTCGCTGGGAATCTGGCTGGCCGTAGCGGCACCGCTCCTCTGGTTTGCCGCCACCTTCTGGCTGACCGCCAGTCGGCCCCGCACGCGCCTCCTGCTTTTGGTGCTGGGCGTCATCGTTCTGGCACCTCTGCCCGTGATCTTTGGAGCGAGCGCATGA